The Candidatus Desulfofervidus auxilii DNA segment GGGTAGGTGATTATAGAGTTATTTACAAGATGGAAAAAAAGAATATTATTATCCTAAAAATAGGACATAGAAAAGAGGTATATGATAAAGTTCATATGCGCATTAAAGTGTAATGCTTGTCCTGCTGGGATGCAGTGTGGGGTCAAACTTACAAAATACATTTAATTGCCTCTGGAACTTTCATAAGATTTTACTTGTCAAGATTAGTGTGTTTTGATAAATAATTTATAAATAACTTAAGGAGTAAGATAAATGAAATTAAAAGGTGACAAATTTTACATCTTATCTTTTTTGTTATACTTGTTTTTAGGTACAAATCTGGTAACAGCAAAGGATTTTCCATTTAAATCCTCACCTATAAATCCAGCATTTGAGAAATTTATTAAAGAGATTAAAGAGGGTAAAGTCCCAAAAAGGCTTACTGGGAAACATCCGCTGGGTTTAATCCCTAATCCTATTAAATTAAGGCCCCATAAACCTGAAAAGGAATTGAAAGCACTAACGCTACCAAACAGATATGATTTGAGAGATGAAGGCCTGCTTACACCAATAAAAGATCAAAATCCATACCGCACATGCTGGGCATTTGCCACCTATGGCTCTTTAGAATCAGACCTTTTAAAATTAAGTCAACCTGCTTATGATTTTTCTGAAAACAATTTGGTAAATAAACATGGCTTTGACCCTGGATTTAATGATGGTGGAAATATCTCTATGAGTTCTGCCTATCTAGCAAGGGGAGATGGCCCTGTGCTTGAAAGTTGTGACCAATATCCAAATCCAGGTGGGAGCCCTAACTGTCCAAGGGTTAAATATATAGAAGATATCGTTTGGTTGCCAGGAAGGGCAAATACAAATGACAATCAATATTTAAAACAGGCTGTATATTATCATGGCGCTGTTTATACCAGTATGTATTGGGATGGTGATTTTTACAATAAGAGCACCTATACCTATTATTACAATGGGACAGAGAATGCCAATCATGCCGTTGTCATAGTGGGTTGGGATGACAATAAAGAAACACAAGCATCAAACCCAGGGGCATGGATTGTCAGAAACAGTTGGGGAGAAGGTTTTGGAGAAGGAGGTTATTTTTATGTTTCATATTATGACACAGCATTTGCCTTTAACACCAATGCCTACTTTATAGACAAGCCTGATTTAAATAATGGAAACTTTACTATACATCAGTATGATGAACTTGGACTGGAGAATGCCCTGGGTTGTGGCAATACTATTTATGGGGCAAATGTCTTTAGAGCCAATAAATTTCAAAAGATAGAGGCTGTATCATTTTTTGCATACGAGCCTGCTGATTATGAAATAAGGGTATATAAAAATTGCAACAATCCCAATAATATCTCTGGTTCTCCTGCAATAACACAAACAGGCAGTATCTCTGAGCCAGGTTATTATACTATTGATTTAAACACACCAGTATATGTGGAAAAAGACAGTTATTTTCTTGTAATAGTTAAATTTACAACAACCAGTAGTGATGCATATCCGTTAGGAATAGAAGAAAAAATCAATAATTATTCAAGCGGGGCTACATGCAATTCTGGAGAAAGTTTTGTAAGTTGTGATGGGGTAACTTGGGATGATATTTGTGGTTATTATGATTTGACAAATGTTTGTATAAAGGCACTTGCTACTTCTACTTTCACC contains these protein-coding regions:
- a CDS encoding lectin like domain-containing protein — encoded protein: MKLKGDKFYILSFLLYLFLGTNLVTAKDFPFKSSPINPAFEKFIKEIKEGKVPKRLTGKHPLGLIPNPIKLRPHKPEKELKALTLPNRYDLRDEGLLTPIKDQNPYRTCWAFATYGSLESDLLKLSQPAYDFSENNLVNKHGFDPGFNDGGNISMSSAYLARGDGPVLESCDQYPNPGGSPNCPRVKYIEDIVWLPGRANTNDNQYLKQAVYYHGAVYTSMYWDGDFYNKSTYTYYYNGTENANHAVVIVGWDDNKETQASNPGAWIVRNSWGEGFGEGGYFYVSYYDTAFAFNTNAYFIDKPDLNNGNFTIHQYDELGLENALGCGNTIYGANVFRANKFQKIEAVSFFAYEPADYEIRVYKNCNNPNNISGSPAITQTGSISEPGYYTIDLNTPVYVEKDSYFLVIVKFTTTSSDAYPLGIEEKINNYSSGATCNSGESFVSCDGVTWDDICGYYDLTNVCIKALATSTFTPTTDITPIIMLLLGE